The nucleotide sequence TTCAATGTGGGCACCTCGGGCAATCTGGGGGTAACCTTCGACAGTCTCTCTTCTGGCGGCGGTACCAACGGTGTGAACTTGGTTGGAACGACGGGCAGCTTCGCGGCGAATGGCGGCAGCATCGGCGGTTCGAGCGGCACCGCCTTTAATGTCAACGGCGGCACGGCGAATGTGACCTATGAAGGCACCCTCAGTCAAACCAATGCAGCGAGCACAGTCGCTGTCAGTAACAAGACTGGCGGTACCGTGGACTTCAATGGAGCCATTATTGCAAATACCGGCACGGCAACCGCGATTAATCTGACGAACAATACGAGTACAGCGGTTAATTTTGACGGCGGTCTAGATATTGATACCGCCAGCGGCACGGGCTTCAATGCTATAGGTGGCGGTACGGTCAATGTAACGGGTGCTAGCAACACGATTAACACCACCAATGGGATTGGCCTGAACCTGGCCGGCACCACATTGGGTGCCAGCGGCGTCACCTTCCAGAGCATTTCAGCCAGCGGCGGCAGCGAAGGCATTCTCATTCGTAACGGCGGCACTACCGGTTTCTTCACCGTCACGGGCAGCGGCAGTATTGATGGTTCGGGCGGCACCATTCAAAACACCACCACCAATGGCATCCGCATTGAGAATACGAACAATGTCACCCTCAACAACATGACGCTGCTGAACGCCAATACAACCGATACAGCAGCCAACACCAACGCGGCATTAGAGCTGACCGACATCATCGATGTTGACATTGATAACTTAAGCATTAGCGGAACCACTGAAGACCACGGCATCTTTGCCACCAACGTGACGGACTTCGACCTGTCCAACAGCACGATTCAAAGCGCGGGCAATGGGCTGAACGAGCACGGTATCTTCTTGGTCGACCTGCGAGGGACTGCTGCTGCCGGGACGGCAAACACGATCGCCAATACCGACGTTCTGGAATCGGGCACCCACAATATCTTTGTGAACAACACCGGAGCCACCGACCCTGGCAATCTGGCGAATCCCGACCAACTGACCATCATAGGTGGCAGAATCTTGGGCCTCGGTCTCACTCCAGGAACAACTCAGACCAGCGGTCTACTGATCCAGACCTCCGGTAACGCCAATCTCGACGCACGGATTTCGGGCACCACCTTCGAGCGCAATGCAGCCAATGCCATCAACTATGCCGTCAGTGGCAACAGCGATGTGCAAACCAGAGTTGAGAATAGTCAATTCCTGCAAGGGGTAGATCAACAGTTCTCAGGCATTGTCGGTGGCATCACAGACACCGCTAGCTTCCAATTTGTGTTCGACAACAACAACATCACGGTGGGCGAAACAGGAGGTGCGGAACCCTCCGGCATCAATATCTCCGCAGGAGACACTGCCACAGTTTCAGGCACGTCCTCCAATAACACCATCACTGGCGGCTCTATTGTGGGTATCCAGTTTGTCCAGCAAGGAGACGGTTTAATGGTGGTTGCGATCGACAACAACAATATCACGCTGTCTGGTTCGACCAACGGCAGCGGCATTGAGCTGGAGGCAGAGAGTGGCAGCGGTACGCTGTCGGCCACGGTTACGAACAACACGATCGTGAACTCAAACACGGGCTTTTTAACCAACGGCATCTTCCTGCAGGCTGGGAATGGCGACGCTGGCGAGAGCAGTACCTTGTGCGTCAATATAACTGGCAACGATGTCTCAATACCCAATGTGCCTGCGAATGGCGAGTATGCACTGCAGCAGTTTGTCAACAATACCTTCCAGCTCCAGGGTTTTATGGGTGCCGCCAATGATGCGGCAGCAGTGCTCTCCTTTGTCGAGCTGAATAACGTCGCCGGAGACGCTGTTTTGGACCCGACTTTTGTTAACTATACGAATGCTACTTGTGCAACTCCGTAGGTTGCCCTGCGATCCAGGTGGCTTATACCAATTCTGATTAATACCGCTACAGATCTGGCCCTCACCCCCAGCCCCTCTCCCAAATTTGGGAGAGGGGAGCAATGGAAAGTAAATCTAGTTCAAAAGGCAATGCCCCCCTCGCTTGAGGATAAAATCCTCAACTCCGCGATGGGTACAGACCCTGCAAGGCAATAATAAAGTTTATCGCCAGAAAAGGCTGCAGATTGTTGTGGGCTTGACTGCCGCCAGCGTTTGGCAAAATGTCAGGATCCATAGCGACAAAATTACTATTTGAATTACTCTGGTAGGCTTGCCCCGAGCCAACGCCAGCAAACGCACGAGTTACAGGGTCGCGAGAATTAGCTGCGGTGAACTGACTGGGTGTCACCGCCATCATCGTGTGGCTGTGGGATGGCATTTGTGCCTCACTCAGGGTGACAGTTTCAACACCAGCTCTTTGGCCCAATCGACGTGCGGTGAGACCGGGACCTCGCCCCGGATGCATGGGCGCACGCCCCTGTAAATTGGGCAGAGCTGTTGTGGTGCGGCCATCGCCACCATAGGTCGTGCCGATCAGCGAAAACAGAGCCGTGTTCTGGGAAATAGGCAAAAGCTGTCCATTGCAGAAAGCCCAACTGCGAGGGGCAAAGTTGCCTGCAAAGATACGGATTTCAGCGATAAAGGGTTCTGACATAGGTTTTTCTCAACTACGGGATGGATAGATGCCAAAAAGAGCAATGATGAAGTTAATGCAGAGAGTCGGCATCAGGTTGGTGTGACTGCGGCTGCCACCCACATTCGTGACGATACTGCTTGCCATTGCTCCATCAGGTGTTGCTTGCCGGTAGATATCTCCACCAGACCGAGCCACGATATTGCCAGTCGGATTGCGTTCGGTACCTTGATTGTCGGTCGCGATAATGTTGTGGGTATGCGACGGCAACTGATTCACCGTGAGAGTCACCGTCTCAGACCCGGCTTTTGAACCTAGCCTGCGAGGGGATAAGCCGGGGCCGCTACCTGCATGGATAGGAATGCGACCCCGCAGATCGGGTAGACCGAAGGTCGTGCGCCCGTCGCCACCATAAATGGTACCGAGCAGGCTGAAGAGGGCATCGTTTTGCGAAACAGCTAATAATTGACCATCGCAAAAGGCCCAACCTCTGGGAGCAAAATTGCCTGCAAACATGCGGATTTCACCTACAAATGGTTCGCTCATACCAAGTTCTCCTGCTGATGTTTAATTGCGAGAGGGAAATAGACCTTGCAGGGCAATACAGAAGTTAACCGCGAGGTAGGGCTGCATATTTTCGTGCCCCTGCCCTCCACCCACGTTGGCAATGACGCCAGAAGCCATATTGGCAATGTTGGTCGATCTAGGTGCATAAGGGGTCGATAGATTGTCACCCAAGGTGTTACCGATGGGGGTCTGAGCGTTAACTAGAGTGCTAGATACTTCCACCGTGTGCCTGTGCTGTGGCATTTCAGCGGCGCTCAGTGTGTGTGTCTCCTCGCCCCCTTTTTGCCCCTGACGATGACTGGTCCCATTGCTCGCACCGACATGAATGGGGGTGCGCCCCCTCAAGTCGGGCAGGGCAAACGATGTGCGCCCGTCGCCCCCATAAGTGGTGCCTAACAACGAATAGAGCGACTGGTTCTGGTTGATAGGTAAGATCTGCCCGTCGCAAAAAGCCCAACCCCGAGGGGCAAAATTAAATCCCACCATTCGGACTTCTGCCAAAAAAGGTTCAGACATCAGTTAAGTTCTCCAAAAGGGATAGTGTTGGGGTCAATTGAAGTGGGAAACATGAATGGATGGCAACCACTCCATCAAGTAATAGACACCCGCGTCGCCGATTCGATCGAACCCCAGTCGGCGATAGAGGCGCATCGCCGGGTTAAACTGCTCGACGTGAATTCGAACCGCTAACCCTTCCTGCCGAGCCTGCGACAAAATTGTCGTCAGAATGGCCGAGCCCACGCCTCGGTTGCGCTCGGCACTCAGCAGTGCAATATCGATAATGCGAAACTCGTCCTCCCAGCGAGCAATATAGAGTCGTCCGATGGGGCGATCGCCTGCGCAAATAATCAGAAACTCGGCATCAGCATAATGTTCTTGATAATGACTGTGCTGAGCGTGGAACTGCATTTGCAGAAAATCAGCCTTTTGCTCGTCATTCCAATCCACCATCGCCATTTCTTCGGCGCGGGTACTGGCATAAACGCGGGCTAAAAAGGGCTCGTCATCCGGGCAGGCGATCGCCCTAAATCCAATCTCGCGATCGCCTAACTGCGAACTTTGCTGCAGCAGGGCAGTGGCAATGGGAAGCGATCGCCCCTCCTGCGATGTTTCGAGGCGATCGCCAGTGGCCAAACTGTCTCGATGTTGACTGGGCATTCAGGTCCTCACAATCACAACCGCTCGCTCGACTAGGTGAAAACCGCCTCGTATTCAACCCCCTCAGCATCGGCCCCAACCGGCACGAGAAAGATATCTGCTGCACCGATACGGTCGTGCTGGAGACGATAGATCTGCTGATCGAGCAAAGGTTCGCTCGGCCCCAAAAACAAGAGAGAGAAAGGCTGGCTGCGCAAGTTGGCACTCGACCCCCCAGACGTTGGACGAGAGGGCAAGTCGCTCACATCGATTAACTCGAATTCAAGCGGAGGGCGATCGTCTAGAGCCAATGAAAACTTTTCCTTCAGGCAATCCGAAAAGTCTTCTCTGGTTAACTCTTTCAGCATATTTGGCTAACTCCCAAACCATAGATAGATAAGATGCCCAACTCAGCCTTCACCATCGACCGCGAGAATCGGACCCCGATCGCAGGCGATCTCAGGCGATTGCTAAGTCATCCGACAAACAGTCTAGTCAAAAAAATACTCGAATTGGCCTATATTCAAAGTTCATACCCACTCATATAGGTATATCCCCAGACAAAGAGCAGTAAATATACAGACAAGATCGCCCCGTTAATAACAATCCTCAGCTTATACAACACCAACTCTAGGCAATTGGAGGAATAGATACTTGCACTACTGATACGGGCAAGCATAAAAGCCAACTACCTCTACTGAAAGCCCATGATACTAGATCGACTCTCTCTGTCGAGAAAATGCTTGTATTCTTTAGATTTACGTTTAATGTATTCATTTTTGTTCGTGCCTACTTCGACAAATGTTAAGAGGTTCGAGATAAATTGAGTTATCGTCGGGAGAGATTCGCCGAGCGCTACTGACAGGCGATCGAACCCCTGAATCGGGAATTCAGGTTGTTGCCCGACAGGTGGCAGCCTCCCTGCAGGCGTTGTTCCCAGCCGCCTGAGAGACAAATAGCTCGTGTAGGAAATAGAGCGGGCTTTTCGATTCGACCCACGCAAGGTCCTCGCTGCAGGAGAACAGAAAACAGGTCATCCGTTAAACAATCAATATTTTCTCTGTTCGAATGGAGTTCGATAGAGACCCATGCGCGATCGGCCCCATCTCTGCCGCCCGCCGTCCGAGTTCAGATGTCCGAATTCAGATGTCCGAATTCAGATGTCCGAATTCAGACCCGTACTGATAGGCTTGCGCTCTTATCGCTATTTACTTTCAATTAGCACCCGCGTGCCTGTTTTCTCTGTATATCCGGTAAGACCGAAGTTAAGGCACGATAAGTTTTACTCTTACCAAAAAAAAAGAATGCTACGATCCCATAACGGTAATAGCAGCACTACAATAGAAGCTACTCAGTTTTGAATTGAGTTTGTTTACTGTGAGGAGCACATAATGTTGTTTATCAATCAGCAACGAGCCTTACTGGCTGGATGTCTGAGCTTGGGGGCGATCGCCCTGAGCTTCGGTGGGTCTGCAGAAGCTCAAACGGTTCGGCCTCAACAGCTAGCCCAGGTTACTTCCGTCTCTCAACTGTCTGACGTGCAGCCCACCGATTGGTGGTTCTCGGCGTTGCAGTCTTTAGTCGAGCGTTACGGCTGTATTGCCGGTTATCCCGACGGTACCTATCGCGGCAACCGCGCCCTCACCCGTGGCGAGTTTGCGGCAGGTTTGAATGCTTGCTTGGACCGCATCAACGAGTTGATTGCCGCCGGCTTGGCTGACAAGGTCTCCCGCGAAGATCTCGCCACCGTTCAGCGCCTGCAAGAAGAGTTTGCGGCCGAGTTGGCTGCGCTGTCCGGTCGCGTCGATGCGTTGGAAGCCAAGACTGCTGAACTAGAAGCCAATCCTCTGGGGTTGAACGCTACCACTAGTAAGCTCGGATTCCAGGTGACCACCGGCATCTTCGCAGCTAGCGAACCCGGCGGTGCCACCAACAATGCCATCATCCCCTACGAAATCAACGTCGATTTCGACACCTCTTTTACGGGTGAAGATCTCTTCCGCATTCGCCTGCAAGCTCGGGAAGTCTCGCAGTTTGACGGCGACCCGGTTGGCTTCCTGTTCGGGCCGGCGGTATCTGGGGCTGGGTCTGATATCAACGATGATGTCAACCTAGAGAATGTCTTCTACAATTTCCCCCTCTTCAACGGTCGTGTCGATGCCACCTTTGGCTTGAACGACACCACCCCGGGAGACACCTTTGTCTTTGGCGTGCCCTTCCAGCCCCTGTCTGACTTTGCCGACTTACCCGATGTGGTCTATGACGGCGTTGGCGATACCTCCCTTGCCTTTACCTGGGAAGCGATCGAAGATTTATTCTTCGTCTCCTACGGCTTTGGTGCTGGCGATCCGAATGACTTCACTGATGGTCCAGCAAGCTCGGTGTTTGGCGGTGGCTTCTTTGCTGGACCGACCGTTCATGCTGCAGAACTAGCCTTCACTCCCACCGATACCTTGATAGTGGCACTGGCTGGAGCACTCACCGCTCGCGGTCAAGCAGG is from Synechococcus sp. PCC 7336 and encodes:
- a CDS encoding Ig-like domain-containing protein; amino-acid sequence: MPALPTTSYPLAMNLDRSVNGTSNIPAGPFDLDNSSIDLAGGHSSGSSLQLSTETLTLSSFSVLSSPNIIDGTAGVDVLGGFSEADVMAGTVATADDIITGFGSGDLLTGNGGNDTFVYTSLSDRIDTITDFTTASAGLPDEADLIDLTDLLSSLGVTGQGALGSGFVNFFEVSFGTYITIDPTGANGAGGIIPLALVRGVSEADLNDPNNFLPLVAAPDAVADAFDVTGNIGIDVDFSGSLLGNDTGDAFTLTSFGATAGTAGGTVANGANTVSTSNGGSVVLNSDGTFTYDPGAGFTGTDSFFYTLENGGGFDVAEVTLAVSDLIWFIDSGTGGSSDGTLANPFTSIADFNAVNNGAGNNPGVGDNIFLATGAGTYTDGIILQDNQTLLGQGVAGTTLDAEFGITLAAFSNSLPSINGIRPTISNGSGDGISLAAGNTIRGLDIGDAAGFGISGAAVGNLTIGEVSLNNTLGGGFNVGTSGNLGVTFDSLSSGGGTNGVNLVGTTGSFAANGGSIGGSSGTAFNVNGGTANVTYEGTLSQTNAASTVAVSNKTGGTVDFNGAIIANTGTATAINLTNNTSTAVNFDGGLDIDTASGTGFNAIGGGTVNVTGASNTINTTNGIGLNLAGTTLGASGVTFQSISASGGSEGILIRNGGTTGFFTVTGSGSIDGSGGTIQNTTTNGIRIENTNNVTLNNMTLLNANTTDTAANTNAALELTDIIDVDIDNLSISGTTEDHGIFATNVTDFDLSNSTIQSAGNGLNEHGIFLVDLRGTAAAGTANTIANTDVLESGTHNIFVNNTGATDPGNLANPDQLTIIGGRILGLGLTPGTTQTSGLLIQTSGNANLDARISGTTFERNAANAINYAVSGNSDVQTRVENSQFLQGVDQQFSGIVGGITDTASFQFVFDNNNITVGETGGAEPSGINISAGDTATVSGTSSNNTITGGSIVGIQFVQQGDGLMVVAIDNNNITLSGSTNGSGIELEAESGSGTLSATVTNNTIVNSNTGFLTNGIFLQAGNGDAGESSTLCVNITGNDVSIPNVPANGEYALQQFVNNTFQLQGFMGAANDAAAVLSFVELNNVAGDAVLDPTFVNYTNATCATP
- a CDS encoding phage tail protein, yielding MSEPFIAEIRIFAGNFAPRSWAFCNGQLLPISQNTALFSLIGTTYGGDGRTTTALPNLQGRAPMHPGRGPGLTARRLGQRAGVETVTLSEAQMPSHSHTMMAVTPSQFTAANSRDPVTRAFAGVGSGQAYQSNSNSNFVAMDPDILPNAGGSQAHNNLQPFLAINFIIALQGLYPSRS
- a CDS encoding phage tail protein — encoded protein: MSEPFVGEIRMFAGNFAPRGWAFCDGQLLAVSQNDALFSLLGTIYGGDGRTTFGLPDLRGRIPIHAGSGPGLSPRRLGSKAGSETVTLTVNQLPSHTHNIIATDNQGTERNPTGNIVARSGGDIYRQATPDGAMASSIVTNVGGSRSHTNLMPTLCINFIIALFGIYPSRS
- a CDS encoding phage tail protein; translated protein: MSEPFLAEVRMVGFNFAPRGWAFCDGQILPINQNQSLYSLLGTTYGGDGRTSFALPDLRGRTPIHVGASNGTSHRQGQKGGEETHTLSAAEMPQHRHTVEVSSTLVNAQTPIGNTLGDNLSTPYAPRSTNIANMASGVIANVGGGQGHENMQPYLAVNFCIALQGLFPSRN
- a CDS encoding N-acetyltransferase — encoded protein: MPSQHRDSLATGDRLETSQEGRSLPIATALLQQSSQLGDREIGFRAIACPDDEPFLARVYASTRAEEMAMVDWNDEQKADFLQMQFHAQHSHYQEHYADAEFLIICAGDRPIGRLYIARWEDEFRIIDIALLSAERNRGVGSAILTTILSQARQEGLAVRIHVEQFNPAMRLYRRLGFDRIGDAGVYYLMEWLPSIHVSHFN
- a CDS encoding iron uptake porin translates to MLFINQQRALLAGCLSLGAIALSFGGSAEAQTVRPQQLAQVTSVSQLSDVQPTDWWFSALQSLVERYGCIAGYPDGTYRGNRALTRGEFAAGLNACLDRINELIAAGLADKVSREDLATVQRLQEEFAAELAALSGRVDALEAKTAELEANPLGLNATTSKLGFQVTTGIFAASEPGGATNNAIIPYEINVDFDTSFTGEDLFRIRLQAREVSQFDGDPVGFLFGPAVSGAGSDINDDVNLENVFYNFPLFNGRVDATFGLNDTTPGDTFVFGVPFQPLSDFADLPDVVYDGVGDTSLAFTWEAIEDLFFVSYGFGAGDPNDFTDGPASSVFGGGFFAGPTVHAAELAFTPTDTLIVALAGALTARGQAGAPTGFPLFADTDFAAASIGVTWEITPAVIFSGWYARTFVESGGFDDFDDFLAGFAFPDLFIEGADGGVVVGSPDSATANLIADDDGDFPFYAEVYYNFPITDNITITPGVYYITNVDGDDDDIIVGGVQTTFSF